The Nitrospirales bacterium genome includes a window with the following:
- the mtaB gene encoding tRNA (N(6)-L-threonylcarbamoyladenosine(37)-C(2))-methylthiotransferase MtaB, whose amino-acid sequence MQANDSSSRRIAFYTVGCRLNQAETALLADRFGRFGFTQVEFGEPADVLVVNTCSVTDEAEADCRRVVRRMLRTSPRAFVAVTGCYAQTSAKQLQAIDGIDLVLGTQYKMQLPEYVASLPTHEKNAKAELLHTKKIDYENFSLEGSGEYVTTRANLKIQDGCQFMCSFCLIPFARGRERSRYIDDAIREAEILAQRGHRELVLTGVNIGQYRDADADLLRLIQRLEDLPEIDRIRISSIEPTTVPDGLLEYMGSSEKLCRYLHIPLQSGDDRILKAMNRRYSAREYSLFIEKAVRVIPDLCVGTDIMVGFPGEGKQEFANTQSLINDLPFAYLHVFSFSSRPGTAAAKHSNPVSPAIIRRRSQALAAVSREKRLQFYRRMMFQDVSVLFETQKASGLWTGLTDHYVKVGVRSEEDLANTIRPVRISGLIDGLALGQLTDDPSNDSTAERISVSPLSLLPS is encoded by the coding sequence ATGCAAGCCAATGATTCTTCGTCGCGACGCATCGCGTTCTATACGGTCGGGTGTCGGCTCAATCAGGCGGAAACGGCGCTTCTAGCCGATCGCTTTGGCCGCTTTGGCTTTACCCAGGTGGAGTTTGGAGAGCCAGCGGATGTGCTCGTCGTGAACACGTGTTCGGTTACGGACGAAGCAGAAGCCGATTGTCGGCGAGTCGTTCGGCGGATGTTGAGGACGTCTCCTCGAGCTTTTGTGGCGGTGACGGGGTGTTACGCGCAAACCAGTGCAAAACAACTCCAAGCGATTGACGGAATCGATCTGGTGTTGGGGACACAGTACAAGATGCAGTTGCCCGAATATGTGGCGTCACTTCCGACGCATGAAAAAAATGCCAAGGCCGAATTATTGCACACCAAAAAAATTGATTATGAGAATTTTTCTTTGGAAGGCTCTGGGGAGTATGTCACGACTCGGGCCAATCTCAAGATTCAAGACGGGTGTCAATTTATGTGCTCGTTCTGCCTGATTCCCTTTGCCAGGGGTCGCGAACGAAGCCGTTATATTGACGATGCGATTCGAGAGGCGGAAATCTTGGCTCAACGTGGCCATCGCGAGCTAGTTTTGACCGGTGTGAATATCGGCCAATATCGGGATGCCGATGCCGATTTGCTTCGCTTGATCCAGCGACTTGAAGACCTTCCTGAAATTGACCGTATTCGTATTTCCTCGATAGAACCCACGACGGTGCCGGATGGATTGTTGGAGTATATGGGGAGTTCGGAGAAGCTATGTCGATACCTGCATATCCCGCTGCAAAGTGGTGATGACCGAATCCTGAAGGCGATGAATCGCCGGTATTCTGCTCGTGAGTATTCCCTATTCATCGAAAAAGCCGTTCGCGTGATCCCTGATCTTTGCGTCGGCACGGACATCATGGTTGGATTTCCGGGTGAGGGTAAGCAGGAATTTGCCAACACGCAATCGTTGATCAACGACCTTCCTTTTGCCTATTTGCATGTGTTCAGTTTTTCAAGTCGGCCTGGTACAGCCGCAGCCAAACACTCCAACCCGGTCTCACCGGCGATCATCAGGCGACGAAGTCAGGCGCTCGCGGCGGTCTCACGAGAGAAGCGTCTTCAATTTTACCGGCGTATGATGTTTCAGGATGTCTCCGTGTTATTTGAAACGCAAAAGGCTTCAGGCCTTTGGACCGGCCTGACCGACCACTATGTGAAGGTTGGCGTGCGTTCGGAGGAAGATCTCGCGAATACGATCCGACCGGTTAGGATTTCCGGGCTGATTGACGGCTTAGCTCTTGGTCAATTGACCGATGACCCGTCGAATGATTCGACCGCTGAACGGATTTCTGTCTCTCCTTTGTCGCTCTTGCCTAGTTGA
- a CDS encoding TrkH family potassium uptake protein: MTAIERSVQLGRSLLGRFTAYSLLPGQTVALAAMALILVGTLLLLLPFATSPGVELGFIDAMFTATSAVCVTGLIVMDTPHDFSTFGQLVILLLIQIGGLGYALMATLILLILGHRIGLRDRMMLTETLSTINMEGSIRYVKMVAVITFGLEGLGTLFLAAHFAQDMNWGSALYSGLFHAVSAFNNAGFTLYSNSLGDFETHVSFNLVITTLVILGSVGFLVFEDIIDNLKGRRVRILTHTKLVLITTGILLVSGTLGILILEWSNAPTFQSLNGGERVMTAYFHTVSRTAGFSTLELSEMRDATLYFLLLLMAIGGSPSSMAGGIKTTTIAIVCLTIWTVLRRKNDVEVFHRRIPRDLTIRALCLTIIAFAMITTITLILDSTEKQRFLPLMFEVTSALGIVGLSLGDGANHSLSASLTDFGKVMIMISMLLGRFGPLMIGLFAVKTAVQTRYRFPESRIVIG; this comes from the coding sequence ATGACCGCCATCGAACGAAGCGTACAGCTAGGGCGCTCACTCCTCGGACGTTTCACCGCTTACAGTCTCCTCCCAGGCCAAACCGTCGCACTCGCCGCCATGGCCTTGATTCTGGTCGGCACTCTGTTACTGCTGCTTCCTTTTGCCACGAGCCCCGGCGTAGAGCTGGGATTCATTGACGCCATGTTTACCGCAACCTCCGCCGTCTGTGTGACAGGCTTAATCGTCATGGATACCCCTCATGATTTTTCGACATTCGGCCAGCTCGTCATTCTCCTCCTTATCCAAATTGGCGGCTTAGGGTATGCGTTGATGGCGACCCTTATTCTCTTGATCCTAGGCCACCGGATTGGTTTGCGGGATCGGATGATGCTGACGGAAACACTAAGTACGATCAATATGGAGGGGTCCATACGATACGTCAAGATGGTCGCAGTCATTACGTTTGGCCTTGAAGGTCTTGGCACCCTGTTCCTCGCGGCCCACTTTGCGCAGGATATGAATTGGGGGTCTGCACTGTACTCGGGACTCTTTCATGCGGTTTCCGCCTTTAATAATGCTGGGTTTACGCTCTATTCCAACAGCCTTGGAGACTTCGAAACCCATGTTTCTTTTAATTTGGTCATCACAACACTCGTGATTCTAGGAAGTGTTGGGTTTCTCGTCTTCGAGGATATCATTGATAATCTCAAAGGACGACGGGTTCGTATTCTCACGCATACCAAACTTGTCTTGATCACGACTGGGATTTTGCTTGTCAGCGGCACGCTTGGGATTCTCATCTTAGAATGGTCCAACGCCCCCACCTTTCAATCCCTCAATGGGGGAGAGCGGGTGATGACCGCTTATTTCCACACGGTTTCACGAACTGCCGGATTTAGCACGCTGGAACTGAGTGAGATGCGAGATGCCACCCTATACTTCCTCCTGCTCTTAATGGCTATTGGGGGTTCGCCGAGCAGCATGGCCGGGGGGATCAAAACGACGACGATTGCGATCGTCTGCCTGACGATCTGGACCGTCTTACGGCGAAAAAACGATGTCGAGGTGTTTCACCGGCGTATTCCTCGCGATTTAACGATTCGAGCACTCTGCCTCACGATCATCGCCTTTGCGATGATTACCACGATCACCCTTATTTTGGACTCCACCGAGAAACAACGGTTTTTGCCGTTGATGTTTGAAGTGACCTCGGCCTTAGGCATCGTCGGCCTGTCGCTCGGAGATGGAGCCAACCACAGCCTCTCGGCCTCGCTGACCGATTTCGGGAAAGTCATGATCATGATCTCGATGCTTCTGGGACGGTTTGGGCCACTGATGATCGGGCTCTTTGCCGTCAAAACCGCCGTGCAAACTCGCTATCGCTTCCCAGAATCTCGCATCGTCATCGGATAA
- a CDS encoding vitamin B12-dependent ribonucleotide reductase encodes MKIARRFTRAGESPYQTIPFSTRSSEIRNPDGSVVFQQNDIQAPGHWSQLAVDILAQKYFRKAGVPQYDQETGQPLTDESGQPRLGGERDARQVFHRLAGCWTHWGETHQYFDTAEDAKTFYDELCFMLAQQMAAPNSPQWFNTGLHFAYGLSGPAQGHYYVDPKTQRVKQAKDAYERPQVHACFIQSISDDLVNDGGIMDLWVREARLFKYGSGTGTNFSRLRGDGEPLSGGGRSSGLMSFLKIGDRAAGAIKSGGTTRRAAKMVCLDLDHPDIEEFIDWKVIEEQKVAAMVTGSKVCAQRLNAVLSACHLTKSDGSSLVETDVHMNPALKDAVQSAREATVPEAYIQRMFSYAKEGYTHFLFHEYDTNWDSKAYQTVSGQNSNNSIRVPNGFFEAMTEDGDWTLTRRTDGSASKTIKARDLWNRIAWAAWTCADPGIQYDTTINEWHTCPQDGRINASNPCSEYMFLDDTACNLASLNLGKFVSATGEFDLDGYRHAVRIWTIVLEISVLMAGFPSRAIAEKSFVYRTLGLGYANLGSILMKLGIPYDSPKALAICGALTAIMTGESYATSSEMAAELGPFKAYPRNRESMLRVIRNHRRAAYNVPKDDYEELSIHPHGINTEYCPTDLLQAARDAWDRALVLGEKHGFRNAQATVIAPTGTIGLVMDCDTTGIEPDFAIVKFKKLAGGGYFKIINQSLPPALSTLGYGQSEIQDIISYVSGARTLEGSPFINHESLQAKGFDRPALDRIEAALDGAFDIQFAFNKWTLGEEFCRETLGLTETQLGDSQFNLLKTLGFTQEEILAATDYCCGTMTVEGAPHLKEEHLAIFDCANRCGRIGRRYIATQAHIRMMASSQPFISGAISKTINMPADSSVESVKDAYFTGWQSMLKAVALYRDGSKLSQPLSSSIDAGESIGHKSQVMTAAQQAASKVLVRYLAKRRPLPTRRGGYTQKAVVGGHKIYLRTGEYKDGTLGEIFLDMHKEGAAFRSLMNCFAIAISLGLQHGVPLEEFVEAFLFTRFEPNGPVKLNDHIKMSTSIIDYIFRELAITYLGRHDLEQVAPEDLRADSMRHDPDDDDEDDDEEQEFADPKTLASTSINPGLFPARRQQRNGNSRNGEGNGGRLAHKVEVRRATMTYTEVQVARLKGYEGDPCQECKQFKMVRNGMCLKCDNCGATSGCS; translated from the coding sequence GTGAAAATTGCTCGCCGCTTCACTCGCGCTGGGGAAAGCCCCTACCAGACTATCCCGTTTTCCACACGCTCCTCAGAAATTCGTAACCCTGATGGCTCCGTTGTCTTTCAACAAAATGACATTCAGGCCCCTGGTCATTGGTCGCAACTGGCCGTCGATATACTCGCTCAAAAATATTTTAGAAAAGCGGGCGTCCCTCAGTACGATCAGGAGACTGGCCAGCCCCTCACGGATGAATCAGGACAACCCAGGCTAGGGGGTGAACGTGATGCGCGACAGGTCTTTCATCGTCTGGCAGGCTGTTGGACGCATTGGGGGGAAACGCACCAGTACTTCGATACAGCCGAAGACGCGAAGACCTTTTACGATGAACTGTGCTTCATGCTGGCCCAACAAATGGCCGCACCCAATTCACCTCAATGGTTCAACACCGGCCTCCATTTCGCGTACGGCCTCTCTGGTCCCGCGCAAGGACATTATTATGTTGACCCCAAAACGCAACGGGTCAAACAAGCCAAGGACGCCTACGAACGCCCGCAGGTCCATGCCTGCTTCATCCAATCCATCTCCGATGATTTGGTCAACGACGGCGGAATCATGGATCTGTGGGTTCGGGAAGCACGCCTCTTTAAGTATGGATCGGGCACGGGCACCAATTTTTCACGATTACGCGGGGATGGGGAACCCCTTTCAGGAGGTGGCCGATCCTCTGGATTGATGTCGTTCCTGAAAATTGGCGACCGAGCGGCTGGGGCGATCAAATCAGGCGGCACGACTCGTCGGGCGGCCAAAATGGTCTGCCTCGACCTGGATCACCCGGATATCGAGGAATTTATCGATTGGAAGGTCATTGAGGAACAAAAAGTCGCCGCCATGGTCACCGGCTCAAAAGTCTGTGCTCAACGACTGAACGCCGTGCTTTCAGCTTGTCACCTGACCAAATCCGACGGGTCTTCCCTGGTTGAAACCGACGTCCACATGAACCCGGCATTGAAAGATGCGGTGCAATCCGCGCGCGAAGCGACAGTGCCTGAAGCCTATATCCAACGCATGTTCTCCTATGCCAAGGAAGGCTATACCCATTTCCTGTTCCATGAATACGACACGAATTGGGACAGCAAAGCCTACCAAACCGTATCCGGACAAAACTCGAACAACAGCATTCGGGTTCCAAACGGGTTTTTTGAAGCCATGACCGAAGACGGCGATTGGACGCTCACCCGACGGACTGACGGCTCAGCGAGTAAAACCATCAAAGCACGCGATCTCTGGAATCGTATCGCCTGGGCTGCATGGACTTGCGCGGATCCTGGCATTCAATACGACACGACCATTAACGAATGGCATACATGCCCGCAGGATGGTCGAATCAATGCCTCGAACCCCTGTAGCGAATACATGTTTTTAGATGACACCGCCTGCAACCTGGCCTCGCTCAACCTTGGGAAGTTTGTGTCGGCAACCGGAGAATTTGATTTGGACGGCTATCGTCATGCCGTAAGAATTTGGACGATCGTCCTCGAGATCAGCGTCTTGATGGCCGGTTTTCCGAGTCGGGCGATCGCCGAAAAGAGCTTTGTCTATCGCACCCTTGGGTTAGGGTACGCCAACCTCGGCTCCATCTTGATGAAGTTGGGGATCCCCTATGACTCACCAAAGGCCTTGGCTATTTGTGGGGCTCTCACAGCGATCATGACCGGCGAGTCTTACGCCACCTCTAGTGAGATGGCCGCTGAACTCGGGCCATTTAAAGCCTATCCCCGCAATCGGGAGTCGATGCTCAGAGTCATCAGAAATCACCGGCGAGCCGCCTACAATGTGCCCAAGGATGATTATGAAGAACTCTCGATTCATCCCCATGGCATCAACACCGAATATTGCCCGACTGACTTGCTCCAAGCGGCTCGCGACGCATGGGATCGCGCCCTCGTGCTCGGAGAAAAGCATGGATTTCGCAATGCCCAGGCTACCGTCATCGCGCCGACAGGAACGATTGGGCTGGTCATGGACTGTGACACGACGGGCATTGAGCCTGACTTTGCCATCGTCAAATTTAAAAAGCTCGCCGGCGGTGGATATTTTAAGATCATCAACCAGAGCCTTCCCCCGGCATTAAGCACTCTCGGATATGGCCAATCGGAGATTCAAGACATTATCAGCTATGTCTCTGGAGCTCGAACACTCGAGGGCTCCCCCTTTATCAATCATGAAAGTCTGCAGGCCAAAGGATTCGATCGCCCAGCGCTAGATCGTATCGAAGCAGCGCTTGACGGAGCGTTCGACATTCAGTTTGCTTTCAATAAATGGACCCTTGGCGAAGAATTTTGTCGAGAGACGCTCGGACTCACCGAGACGCAACTTGGGGACTCGCAATTCAATCTCCTAAAAACTCTCGGGTTTACGCAAGAAGAAATCTTGGCGGCCACGGACTATTGTTGTGGCACGATGACGGTTGAAGGCGCCCCACACCTGAAAGAGGAACATCTTGCGATCTTTGATTGTGCCAATCGTTGTGGACGAATCGGACGACGATATATTGCCACACAAGCTCATATTCGCATGATGGCCAGTTCACAACCGTTTATCAGCGGCGCCATCAGCAAAACAATCAACATGCCTGCCGACTCTTCGGTCGAAAGCGTCAAAGACGCCTACTTTACGGGGTGGCAATCCATGCTGAAAGCCGTCGCGCTCTACCGCGACGGGTCCAAGCTCAGCCAGCCACTGAGTTCCTCGATTGATGCCGGAGAATCGATCGGACACAAGAGTCAAGTCATGACCGCAGCTCAACAAGCGGCGTCAAAAGTTCTGGTGCGGTACCTGGCCAAACGACGGCCGCTCCCCACCCGACGAGGAGGGTACACGCAAAAGGCCGTCGTCGGCGGCCATAAAATCTACCTCAGAACGGGTGAGTACAAAGATGGGACACTTGGTGAAATTTTCTTAGACATGCACAAGGAAGGTGCCGCGTTTCGGAGTCTCATGAATTGCTTCGCCATCGCCATTTCCCTGGGCTTGCAACATGGGGTCCCACTCGAGGAATTCGTGGAAGCGTTCCTGTTCACACGCTTCGAACCCAACGGCCCCGTCAAACTCAATGATCACATCAAAATGTCAACCTCGATCATTGATTATATCTTCCGAGAATTAGCCATCACCTACTTGGGCCGCCATGATCTCGAACAAGTGGCCCCAGAAGACTTACGGGCCGACTCCATGCGGCATGACCCGGACGACGATGATGAGGACGATGATGAAGAACAGGAATTTGCCGATCCCAAAACGTTAGCCTCGACATCAATCAATCCAGGACTATTCCCTGCTAGACGTCAACAACGAAATGGTAATAGCCGGAATGGAGAAGGAAATGGTGGAAGGCTCGCGCACAAGGTCGAAGTGAGGCGGGCAACCATGACCTACACGGAAGTCCAAGTGGCTCGACTGAAAGGCTATGAAGGTGACCCTTGCCAAGAATGCAAGCAGTTCAAGATGGTACGAAACGGCATGTGCCTGAAGTGTGATAACTGTGGTGCCACTAGCGGATGTTCATGA
- a CDS encoding cupin domain-containing protein, with protein MKATRVIERSEVAKDWHARGYSCGLWIDHAGRTWKGTTHDTEELFMMLSGRLEFEMQGSRFEPEVGQEVLIPAGVQHTIRNIGGKTARWFYGQKLHNQLPKH; from the coding sequence GTGAAAGCCACTCGCGTTATTGAACGTTCAGAAGTCGCGAAAGATTGGCACGCTCGAGGATATTCGTGCGGCCTGTGGATCGATCATGCGGGTCGCACATGGAAAGGGACCACGCATGACACTGAAGAGTTATTCATGATGCTTTCCGGACGGCTCGAATTCGAGATGCAAGGAAGTCGTTTTGAGCCGGAAGTCGGTCAGGAAGTGTTGATTCCTGCCGGTGTGCAACACACCATTCGGAACATCGGAGGAAAAACGGCTCGCTGGTTTTATGGGCAGAAACTCCACAATCAACTACCCAAGCACTAG
- a CDS encoding formylglycine-generating enzyme family protein, with product MNPVCRFTIYCVVGLVSFGYPLIGPAMSDDVWDVGDKGGQSEGSPPIGSMILIPEGKFLMGDHDGQRNERPEHEVFLDAYYIDRYEVTMSEFQKFLDENLKIEPPPLWDDGMAFGEAADRPAVGVTWESANLYCQWVDKRLPTEAEWEKAARGTDGRRYPWGHMQPFVDIARYNHGITGWVSYPITLAPVTSGVVGMSIRHGLKTGGKSPYGLYHMSGNAAEWVADWYDRYYYEDSPEKNPKGPETGDRKVLRGGSWEDEPRQIRVTTRAKAEPTFSDLTIGFRCAKDAKGTESKPEK from the coding sequence ATGAATCCAGTTTGTCGTTTCACAATCTATTGTGTCGTGGGACTCGTAAGTTTTGGCTATCCGTTGATTGGCCCTGCCATGAGTGATGACGTTTGGGATGTGGGTGACAAAGGCGGTCAATCAGAAGGTTCTCCGCCCATCGGTTCAATGATCCTGATTCCAGAAGGCAAATTTCTCATGGGAGATCACGACGGTCAACGGAATGAACGACCGGAGCATGAGGTGTTTCTGGATGCCTATTATATCGATCGCTATGAAGTGACAATGTCGGAGTTTCAAAAGTTTTTGGACGAGAATCTTAAGATTGAGCCTCCGCCTCTTTGGGATGATGGCATGGCGTTTGGTGAGGCGGCGGATCGTCCTGCCGTCGGTGTCACATGGGAGTCTGCGAATCTGTATTGTCAATGGGTGGACAAACGATTGCCGACGGAAGCTGAGTGGGAGAAAGCCGCGCGTGGGACGGATGGCCGGCGATATCCCTGGGGACATATGCAGCCGTTTGTTGATATCGCTCGATACAATCATGGTATTACGGGGTGGGTGAGCTATCCGATCACGCTGGCTCCCGTCACAAGCGGCGTCGTCGGAATGAGTATTCGGCATGGGCTGAAGACCGGAGGAAAGAGCCCTTATGGCTTGTACCATATGTCTGGAAATGCGGCTGAATGGGTCGCAGACTGGTATGACCGGTATTACTATGAGGATAGCCCTGAGAAAAATCCCAAAGGACCAGAAACTGGAGATCGAAAGGTCTTACGTGGAGGTTCATGGGAAGATGAGCCACGACAGATTCGTGTGACTACCCGTGCGAAGGCTGAACCAACGTTTAGTGATCTGACGATTGGATTTCGATGCGCCAAAGATGCGAAAGGTACAGAGTCGAAGCCTGAAAAGTGA
- a CDS encoding C4-type zinc ribbon domain-containing protein, producing MNSQLQFLIELQQYDLRIFEILDQKKKHPDRIKAAERPLLEVHQRLKSLKETGEVLSKQRRDGEHELSLQEEHLQKLRGRLNDLKTNKEYQAHLFEIELARKKKDSLEEILLGVLEQAEQNDNEQKEVETQAREVEQAFGQAKQTLDSTLTSLDQELSTLEREHKSLTEQVDRGLLSRYMKLKTLRKGFAIAKVKDGTCSGCRLQLPPQLVAEVKRADELLNCSYCHRILYWEPSADATVETQPPVAPSV from the coding sequence TTGAATTCTCAGCTACAATTTCTTATCGAACTTCAACAATACGATTTACGAATTTTTGAAATCCTTGACCAAAAGAAGAAACATCCCGATCGCATTAAGGCCGCTGAACGTCCCTTACTCGAAGTCCATCAACGGCTCAAAAGCCTTAAAGAGACTGGTGAAGTGTTAAGCAAGCAACGCCGGGATGGCGAGCATGAATTATCCCTACAAGAAGAACATCTTCAAAAGCTTCGTGGACGCCTTAATGACCTCAAGACCAACAAAGAATATCAGGCTCATTTATTCGAAATTGAATTAGCGAGAAAGAAAAAAGATTCCCTTGAAGAGATTCTGCTTGGAGTACTTGAGCAAGCTGAGCAGAATGATAATGAACAAAAAGAAGTAGAAACACAGGCCAGAGAAGTTGAGCAAGCATTCGGGCAGGCCAAACAAACGCTAGACTCGACACTGACTTCGTTAGATCAAGAATTGTCAACGCTGGAGCGCGAGCACAAGTCATTGACTGAGCAGGTGGACCGAGGTCTTTTGTCGCGATACATGAAGTTGAAGACTCTTCGCAAGGGATTTGCGATCGCCAAAGTGAAAGATGGAACCTGTTCCGGCTGTCGATTACAGTTGCCTCCTCAGTTAGTCGCTGAAGTGAAACGAGCAGATGAACTCTTGAACTGTTCATATTGCCATCGCATTTTGTATTGGGAGCCCTCGGCCGACGCGACAGTCGAAACGCAACCGCCTGTTGCGCCGAGCGTGTAA